The Flavobacterium sp. M31R6 nucleotide sequence TTGCAGATTCTCGGAATTGGTGGTAACGGCCATATTGGATTCAATGAATCGGGATCTTTGCAGAATTCCAAAACAAGATTGGTAGCTTTAGATCATATTACAAGAGTGGCAGCAAGTGGCGATTTCAAAGGGTTAAGCAATACTCCAAGAACAGCAATCACATTAGGTGTTAAAAAAATAATGGAAGCCAAACAGGTTATTCTGATGGCTTGGGGAGAAGGAAAATCGAACATCATAAAAGCCTCTGTAGAAGGTACAGTGACCAATCAAATACCGGCTTCCTTTTTGCAGGAGCACAAAAATGCCCTTTTTGTTTTGGACAAAGAGGCTTCCTCAAAACTGACCAGAATCAACACTCCTTGGTTGGTGGAAAAAATTGTGTGGACCGACAAATTGATTCGAAAAGCAGTTTTAGGATTGGCGCTTCATTTGAAAAAACCAATTTTAATGCTTACCGATGCGGATTATATCGAAAATGGAATGAGCGATTTATTGGCCGATTCAGGTCCGGCTTACGATATTAACATTAAGATATTCAATAAATTACAAAATACGATTACCGGATGGCCTGGAGGGAAACCCAACGCAGATGACTCCAACAGACCCGAAAGAGCAGAACCTTCAAAAAAAAGAGTGCTGATTTTCAGTCCGCATCCAGATGATGACATTATCAGTATGGGAGGTACTTTCATGAGGCTGCAGCAGCAGGGACATGAAGTACATGTAGCTTATCAAACCTCTGGAAATATTGCCGTTGCCGATGATGAAGCCTTGCGATTTGCACGTTTTGTTTGTGATTACAATGAAAAATTTGCAATACAAAGTGCTGAAGCGGAGGACATCTATAAAAAGGCGGAAGCCTTTCTTAAAAACAAAAAAGTCAGTAAAATAGACATTCCAGAAGTTCGATACTTGAAAGGGCTAATCAGAAAAGGAGAAGCCCGAGCAACGGCTCACTTTGTAGGTTTGCCAGACGAACAAATTCATTTTATGGAGCTTCCTTTCTATGAAACGGGAACCATCGAGAAAAAACCTTTGGGAGAAGCAGACATTCAGTTGACGATGGCGCTTATCGAAAAGATAAAACCACATCAAATCTATGCGGCCGGTGATTTGGCGGATCCTCACGGTACCCATAAAGTGTGTTTGGACGCCATTTTTGAAGCCACCAGACGCCTCAAACCAAAAGATTTCATGAAAGATTGCTGGGTTTGGCTATACAGAGGCGCTTGGCAGGAATGGGGAATCGATGAGATCGAGATGGCCGTGCCGATGAGCCCGGATCAGGTATTGGAAAAAAGACAGGGAATATTCAAGCACCAATCCCAAAAAGATGGTGTGGTTTTCCAAGGATCCGATGCTAGGGAATTCTGGCAAAGGGCCGAAGACAGAAATAGAGAGACCGCCATGTTTTATCAACAACTGGGACTTGCCACGTACGCGGCTATGGAGGCCTTTGTTAGATGGGAATATTAGTAAAAATTCAATAGTAATAAATAAATTAAAATATAATCATGGTTAGATCATTTATCGTTTC carries:
- the nagB gene encoding glucosamine-6-phosphate deaminase, whose translation is MLKSNIDKSTGFEKRFENINTVVFDNSTSASVAVAKEIANLIQLKQESNESCILGLATGSSPKGLYAELVRLHKEEGLSFKNVISFNLDEYYPMEPDSINSYVRFMKELLFNQVDILPENVHIPDGTLSKEEIADYCANYEAKIEALGGIDLQILGIGGNGHIGFNESGSLQNSKTRLVALDHITRVAASGDFKGLSNTPRTAITLGVKKIMEAKQVILMAWGEGKSNIIKASVEGTVTNQIPASFLQEHKNALFVLDKEASSKLTRINTPWLVEKIVWTDKLIRKAVLGLALHLKKPILMLTDADYIENGMSDLLADSGPAYDINIKIFNKLQNTITGWPGGKPNADDSNRPERAEPSKKRVLIFSPHPDDDIISMGGTFMRLQQQGHEVHVAYQTSGNIAVADDEALRFARFVCDYNEKFAIQSAEAEDIYKKAEAFLKNKKVSKIDIPEVRYLKGLIRKGEARATAHFVGLPDEQIHFMELPFYETGTIEKKPLGEADIQLTMALIEKIKPHQIYAAGDLADPHGTHKVCLDAIFEATRRLKPKDFMKDCWVWLYRGAWQEWGIDEIEMAVPMSPDQVLEKRQGIFKHQSQKDGVVFQGSDAREFWQRAEDRNRETAMFYQQLGLATYAAMEAFVRWEY